Proteins from a single region of Corvus moneduloides isolate bCorMon1 chromosome 19, bCorMon1.pri, whole genome shotgun sequence:
- the EXOC7 gene encoding exocyst complex component 7 isoform X2: protein MIPSEEVSARRREIEDKLKQEEETLSFIKESLEKSDQLTKNMVSILSSFESRLMKLENSIIPVHKQTENLQRLQENVEKTLSCLDHVISYYHVAKDTEKIIKEGPTGRLEEYLNCMDKIQKAVEYFQDNNPDSPELNRVKSLFERGKESLESEFRSLMTRHTKPVPPILILDLISGDEEMDTQEEMTLEHLPESVLHDIIRISGWLVENGRNQDFMTVYFQIRSVQLDRSIKGLKDHFRKNSSSSGVPYSPAIQNKRKDTPTKKPIKRPGTIRKAQNLLKQYSQHGLDGKKGASNLIPMEGHEHDLRVKHLSDALSDKHGPAAGRDDVFDIEIDAYIHCVSAFVKLAQSEYQLLTEIVPEHHQKKTFDSLIQESLDNLIMEGDNIVSAARKAIIRHDYSAVLTIFPILKHLKQMKPEFDQVLQGTAAGTKNKLPGLITSMETTGAKALEEFADNIKNDPDKEYNMPKDGTVHELTSNAILFLQQLLDFQETAGAMLASQVLGDTYNIPLDPRETSSSASSYSSEFSRRLLSTYICKVLGNLQLNLLSKSKVYEDPALSAIFLHNNYNYILKSLEKSELIQLVAVTQKTAERSYRELIEQQIQTYQRSWLKVTDYILEKNLPVFQPGVKLKDKERQMIKERFKGFNDGLEELCKIQKAWAIPDMEQRDKIRRAQKTIVKETYGAFLNRYGNVPFTKNPEKYIKYQVDQVGEMIEKLFDTSA, encoded by the exons ATGATCCCGAGCGAGGAGGTGTCGGCCCGCAGGAGGGAGATCGAGGACAAGCTCAAGCAG GAAGAAGAAACTCTGTCCTTTATCAAAGAGAGCCTTGAGAAGAGTGACCAGCTCACCAAGAACATG GTTTCCATCCTCTCCTCCTTTGAGAGCCGTTTGATGAAGCTGGAGAACTCCATCATCCCTGTTCATAAACAGACAGAGAACCTGCAGCGCCTGCAGGAGAATGTGGAGAAGACCCTGTCCTGCTTGGATCACGTCATCAGTTACTACCATGTGGCCAAGGACACCGAGAAGATCATCAAGGAAGG CCCCACGGGGAGGTTGGAGGAATACTTGAATTGCATGGACAAAATCCAGAAGGCAGTGGAATACTTCCAGGACAACAACCCAGACAGCCCAGAGCTGAACCGTGTG AAATCCCTCTTTGAGCGGGGCAAGGAATCCCTGGAATCGGAGTTCCGCAGCTTGATGACGCGGCACACCAAGCCAGTGCCACCCATCCTCATCCTGGACCTGATCAGCGGGGATGAGGAGATGGACACGCAGGAGGAGATGACCCTGGAGCACCTCCCGGAGAGCGTCCTGCACGACATCATCCGCATTTCGGGCTGGCTGGTGGAGAACGGCAGGAATCAag ATTTCATGACAGTTTACTTCCAAATCCGCTCTGTGCAGCTCGACCGCTCCATCAAGGGGCTGAAGGACCATTTCCGTAAGAACAGCTCTTCCTCTGGGGTGCCATATTCCCCTGCCATTCAGAACAAAAGGAAGGACACCCCCACCAAAAAGCCAATCAAGAGACCAG GCACGATCCGTAAGGCTCAGAACCTTCTGAAACAGTACTCTCAGCATGGTCTAGATGGGAAAAAGGGGGCCTCTAACCTCATTCCTATGGAAG GTCATGAGCATGACTTACGCGTTAAGCACCTTTCCGATGCCCTGAGCGACAAGCACGGGCCGGCTGCGG GGAGGGACGACGTCTTCGACATCGAGATCGACGCATACATCCACTGCGTCAGTGCCTTTGTCAAACTGGCCCAGAGTGAATACCAGCTCCTGACAGAAATTGTCCCAGAGCACCACCAGAAGAAGACCTTTGATTCTCTCATCCAG GAGTCATTGGATAACTTGATCATGGAGGGTGATAACATTGTCTCAGCTGCCCGGAAAGCCATCATCCGACACGACTATTCAGCTGTGCTCACAATCTTCCCCATCCTGAAGCATCTCAAGCAGATGAAGCCAGAATTTGACCAGGTCTTGCAG GGAACTGCAGCAGGCACTAAGAACAAACTGCCAGGGCTGATCACTTCCATGGAGACCACTGGTGCGAAGGCACTGGAAGAGTTTGCAGACAACATTAAG aATGATCCAGACAAGGAATACAACATGCCAAAAGATGGGACAGTTCACGAACTCACCAGCAAC GCCATCCTTTTCCTACAGCAATTACTGGATTTCCAGGAGACAGCAGGTGCCATGCTGGCATCACAAG TTCTTGGGGACACATACAATATTCCTTTAGATCCCAGAG AGACCAGCTCATCAGCCAGTAGCTACAGCTCAGAGTTCAGCAGGCGGCTGCTGAGCACCTACATCT GCAAAGTGCTGGGCAACTTGCAGCTTAACCTTCTTAGCAAATCCAAGGTTTATGAAGACCCAGCTTTGAGTGCCATTTTTCTGCATAACAACTACAACTACATTCTGAAATCTCTGGAGAA gTCTGAGCTGATCCAGCTGGTGGCTGtgacacagaaaacagctgAGAGGTCCTACCGGGAGCTCATTGAGCAGCAGATCCAGACCTACCAGCGCAG CTGGTTGAAGGTGACAGATTACATCTTGGAGAAAAACCTGCCTGTCTTTCAGCCAGGAGTGAAG CTCAAGGACAAGGAGAGGCAGATGATAAAGGAGCGCTTTAAG GGTTTCAATGAcgggctggaggagctgtgtAAGATCCAGAAGGCCTGGGCAATCCCAGACATGGAGCAACGGGACAAAATCCGCCGGGCACAGAAAACTATTGTGAAAGAGACCTATGGTGCCTTCTTGAATAG ataTGGCAACGTGCCCTTCACCAAGAACCCTGAGAAGTACATCAAATACCAGGTCGACCAGGTGGGGGAGATGATCGAGAAGCTGTTCGACACATCAGCATAA
- the EXOC7 gene encoding exocyst complex component 7 isoform X9 yields the protein MIPSEEVSARRREIEDKLKQEEETLSFIKESLEKSDQLTKNMVSILSSFESRLMKLENSIIPVHKQTENLQRLQENVEKTLSCLDHVISYYHVAKDTEKIIKEGPTGRLEEYLNCMDKIQKAVEYFQDNNPDSPELNRVKSLFERGKESLESEFRSLMTRHTKPVPPILILDLISGDEEMDTQEEMTLEHLPESVLHDIIRISGWLVENGRNQDFMTVYFQIRSVQLDRSIKGLKDHFRKNSSSSGVPYSPAIQNKRKDTPTKKPIKRPVLIPGTIRKAQNLLKQYSQHGLDGKKGASNLIPMEGRDDVFDIEIDAYIHCVSAFVKLAQSEYQLLTEIVPEHHQKKTFDSLIQESLDNLIMEGDNIVSAARKAIIRHDYSAVLTIFPILKHLKQMKPEFDQVLQGTAAGTKNKLPGLITSMETTGAKALEEFADNIKNDPDKEYNMPKDGTVHELTSNAILFLQQLLDFQETAGAMLASQETSSSASSYSSEFSRRLLSTYICKVLGNLQLNLLSKSKVYEDPALSAIFLHNNYNYILKSLEKSELIQLVAVTQKTAERSYRELIEQQIQTYQRSWLKVTDYILEKNLPVFQPGVKLKDKERQMIKERFKGFNDGLEELCKIQKAWAIPDMEQRDKIRRAQKTIVKETYGAFLNRYGNVPFTKNPEKYIKYQVDQVGEMIEKLFDTSA from the exons ATGATCCCGAGCGAGGAGGTGTCGGCCCGCAGGAGGGAGATCGAGGACAAGCTCAAGCAG GAAGAAGAAACTCTGTCCTTTATCAAAGAGAGCCTTGAGAAGAGTGACCAGCTCACCAAGAACATG GTTTCCATCCTCTCCTCCTTTGAGAGCCGTTTGATGAAGCTGGAGAACTCCATCATCCCTGTTCATAAACAGACAGAGAACCTGCAGCGCCTGCAGGAGAATGTGGAGAAGACCCTGTCCTGCTTGGATCACGTCATCAGTTACTACCATGTGGCCAAGGACACCGAGAAGATCATCAAGGAAGG CCCCACGGGGAGGTTGGAGGAATACTTGAATTGCATGGACAAAATCCAGAAGGCAGTGGAATACTTCCAGGACAACAACCCAGACAGCCCAGAGCTGAACCGTGTG AAATCCCTCTTTGAGCGGGGCAAGGAATCCCTGGAATCGGAGTTCCGCAGCTTGATGACGCGGCACACCAAGCCAGTGCCACCCATCCTCATCCTGGACCTGATCAGCGGGGATGAGGAGATGGACACGCAGGAGGAGATGACCCTGGAGCACCTCCCGGAGAGCGTCCTGCACGACATCATCCGCATTTCGGGCTGGCTGGTGGAGAACGGCAGGAATCAag ATTTCATGACAGTTTACTTCCAAATCCGCTCTGTGCAGCTCGACCGCTCCATCAAGGGGCTGAAGGACCATTTCCGTAAGAACAGCTCTTCCTCTGGGGTGCCATATTCCCCTGCCATTCAGAACAAAAGGAAGGACACCCCCACCAAAAAGCCAATCAAGAGACCAG TCCTCATCCCAG GCACGATCCGTAAGGCTCAGAACCTTCTGAAACAGTACTCTCAGCATGGTCTAGATGGGAAAAAGGGGGCCTCTAACCTCATTCCTATGGAAG GGAGGGACGACGTCTTCGACATCGAGATCGACGCATACATCCACTGCGTCAGTGCCTTTGTCAAACTGGCCCAGAGTGAATACCAGCTCCTGACAGAAATTGTCCCAGAGCACCACCAGAAGAAGACCTTTGATTCTCTCATCCAG GAGTCATTGGATAACTTGATCATGGAGGGTGATAACATTGTCTCAGCTGCCCGGAAAGCCATCATCCGACACGACTATTCAGCTGTGCTCACAATCTTCCCCATCCTGAAGCATCTCAAGCAGATGAAGCCAGAATTTGACCAGGTCTTGCAG GGAACTGCAGCAGGCACTAAGAACAAACTGCCAGGGCTGATCACTTCCATGGAGACCACTGGTGCGAAGGCACTGGAAGAGTTTGCAGACAACATTAAG aATGATCCAGACAAGGAATACAACATGCCAAAAGATGGGACAGTTCACGAACTCACCAGCAAC GCCATCCTTTTCCTACAGCAATTACTGGATTTCCAGGAGACAGCAGGTGCCATGCTGGCATCACAAG AGACCAGCTCATCAGCCAGTAGCTACAGCTCAGAGTTCAGCAGGCGGCTGCTGAGCACCTACATCT GCAAAGTGCTGGGCAACTTGCAGCTTAACCTTCTTAGCAAATCCAAGGTTTATGAAGACCCAGCTTTGAGTGCCATTTTTCTGCATAACAACTACAACTACATTCTGAAATCTCTGGAGAA gTCTGAGCTGATCCAGCTGGTGGCTGtgacacagaaaacagctgAGAGGTCCTACCGGGAGCTCATTGAGCAGCAGATCCAGACCTACCAGCGCAG CTGGTTGAAGGTGACAGATTACATCTTGGAGAAAAACCTGCCTGTCTTTCAGCCAGGAGTGAAG CTCAAGGACAAGGAGAGGCAGATGATAAAGGAGCGCTTTAAG GGTTTCAATGAcgggctggaggagctgtgtAAGATCCAGAAGGCCTGGGCAATCCCAGACATGGAGCAACGGGACAAAATCCGCCGGGCACAGAAAACTATTGTGAAAGAGACCTATGGTGCCTTCTTGAATAG ataTGGCAACGTGCCCTTCACCAAGAACCCTGAGAAGTACATCAAATACCAGGTCGACCAGGTGGGGGAGATGATCGAGAAGCTGTTCGACACATCAGCATAA
- the EXOC7 gene encoding exocyst complex component 7 isoform X4, whose protein sequence is MIPSEEVSARRREIEDKLKQEEETLSFIKESLEKSDQLTKNMVSILSSFESRLMKLENSIIPVHKQTENLQRLQENVEKTLSCLDHVISYYHVAKDTEKIIKEGPTGRLEEYLNCMDKIQKAVEYFQDNNPDSPELNRVKSLFERGKESLESEFRSLMTRHTKPVPPILILDLISGDEEMDTQEEMTLEHLPESVLHDIIRISGWLVENGRNQDFMTVYFQIRSVQLDRSIKGLKDHFRKNSSSSGVPYSPAIQNKRKDTPTKKPIKRPGTIRKAQNLLKQYSQHGLDGKKGASNLIPMEGHEHDLRVKHLSDALSDKHGPAAGRDDVFDIEIDAYIHCVSAFVKLAQSEYQLLTEIVPEHHQKKTFDSLIQESLDNLIMEGDNIVSAARKAIIRHDYSAVLTIFPILKHLKQMKPEFDQVLQGTAAGTKNKLPGLITSMETTGAKALEEFADNIKNDPDKEYNMPKDGTVHELTSNAILFLQQLLDFQETAGAMLASQETSSSASSYSSEFSRRLLSTYICKVLGNLQLNLLSKSKVYEDPALSAIFLHNNYNYILKSLEKSELIQLVAVTQKTAERSYRELIEQQIQTYQRSWLKVTDYILEKNLPVFQPGVKLKDKERQMIKERFKGFNDGLEELCKIQKAWAIPDMEQRDKIRRAQKTIVKETYGAFLNRYGNVPFTKNPEKYIKYQVDQVGEMIEKLFDTSA, encoded by the exons ATGATCCCGAGCGAGGAGGTGTCGGCCCGCAGGAGGGAGATCGAGGACAAGCTCAAGCAG GAAGAAGAAACTCTGTCCTTTATCAAAGAGAGCCTTGAGAAGAGTGACCAGCTCACCAAGAACATG GTTTCCATCCTCTCCTCCTTTGAGAGCCGTTTGATGAAGCTGGAGAACTCCATCATCCCTGTTCATAAACAGACAGAGAACCTGCAGCGCCTGCAGGAGAATGTGGAGAAGACCCTGTCCTGCTTGGATCACGTCATCAGTTACTACCATGTGGCCAAGGACACCGAGAAGATCATCAAGGAAGG CCCCACGGGGAGGTTGGAGGAATACTTGAATTGCATGGACAAAATCCAGAAGGCAGTGGAATACTTCCAGGACAACAACCCAGACAGCCCAGAGCTGAACCGTGTG AAATCCCTCTTTGAGCGGGGCAAGGAATCCCTGGAATCGGAGTTCCGCAGCTTGATGACGCGGCACACCAAGCCAGTGCCACCCATCCTCATCCTGGACCTGATCAGCGGGGATGAGGAGATGGACACGCAGGAGGAGATGACCCTGGAGCACCTCCCGGAGAGCGTCCTGCACGACATCATCCGCATTTCGGGCTGGCTGGTGGAGAACGGCAGGAATCAag ATTTCATGACAGTTTACTTCCAAATCCGCTCTGTGCAGCTCGACCGCTCCATCAAGGGGCTGAAGGACCATTTCCGTAAGAACAGCTCTTCCTCTGGGGTGCCATATTCCCCTGCCATTCAGAACAAAAGGAAGGACACCCCCACCAAAAAGCCAATCAAGAGACCAG GCACGATCCGTAAGGCTCAGAACCTTCTGAAACAGTACTCTCAGCATGGTCTAGATGGGAAAAAGGGGGCCTCTAACCTCATTCCTATGGAAG GTCATGAGCATGACTTACGCGTTAAGCACCTTTCCGATGCCCTGAGCGACAAGCACGGGCCGGCTGCGG GGAGGGACGACGTCTTCGACATCGAGATCGACGCATACATCCACTGCGTCAGTGCCTTTGTCAAACTGGCCCAGAGTGAATACCAGCTCCTGACAGAAATTGTCCCAGAGCACCACCAGAAGAAGACCTTTGATTCTCTCATCCAG GAGTCATTGGATAACTTGATCATGGAGGGTGATAACATTGTCTCAGCTGCCCGGAAAGCCATCATCCGACACGACTATTCAGCTGTGCTCACAATCTTCCCCATCCTGAAGCATCTCAAGCAGATGAAGCCAGAATTTGACCAGGTCTTGCAG GGAACTGCAGCAGGCACTAAGAACAAACTGCCAGGGCTGATCACTTCCATGGAGACCACTGGTGCGAAGGCACTGGAAGAGTTTGCAGACAACATTAAG aATGATCCAGACAAGGAATACAACATGCCAAAAGATGGGACAGTTCACGAACTCACCAGCAAC GCCATCCTTTTCCTACAGCAATTACTGGATTTCCAGGAGACAGCAGGTGCCATGCTGGCATCACAAG AGACCAGCTCATCAGCCAGTAGCTACAGCTCAGAGTTCAGCAGGCGGCTGCTGAGCACCTACATCT GCAAAGTGCTGGGCAACTTGCAGCTTAACCTTCTTAGCAAATCCAAGGTTTATGAAGACCCAGCTTTGAGTGCCATTTTTCTGCATAACAACTACAACTACATTCTGAAATCTCTGGAGAA gTCTGAGCTGATCCAGCTGGTGGCTGtgacacagaaaacagctgAGAGGTCCTACCGGGAGCTCATTGAGCAGCAGATCCAGACCTACCAGCGCAG CTGGTTGAAGGTGACAGATTACATCTTGGAGAAAAACCTGCCTGTCTTTCAGCCAGGAGTGAAG CTCAAGGACAAGGAGAGGCAGATGATAAAGGAGCGCTTTAAG GGTTTCAATGAcgggctggaggagctgtgtAAGATCCAGAAGGCCTGGGCAATCCCAGACATGGAGCAACGGGACAAAATCCGCCGGGCACAGAAAACTATTGTGAAAGAGACCTATGGTGCCTTCTTGAATAG ataTGGCAACGTGCCCTTCACCAAGAACCCTGAGAAGTACATCAAATACCAGGTCGACCAGGTGGGGGAGATGATCGAGAAGCTGTTCGACACATCAGCATAA